One Magnetospirillum sp. 15-1 DNA segment encodes these proteins:
- a CDS encoding DUF2924 domain-containing protein, whose product MTEEPLLARLAALKTAPIPDLKSLWRDLFEVEAPPYNRTFLESRLAYRLQELAYGGLAVTTIARLENMAEDFDTTKGRRKKELDRPIAGTRLVREWKGVEHCVTVREDGFEYQGRPYQSLSAVARAITGTRWNGLAFFGLKNWRKGA is encoded by the coding sequence ATGACCGAGGAACCCCTGCTGGCCCGCCTTGCCGCCCTGAAGACCGCACCAATCCCGGACCTGAAGTCGCTGTGGCGCGACCTGTTCGAGGTCGAGGCACCGCCCTACAACCGCACTTTCCTGGAAAGCCGGCTGGCTTACCGCCTTCAGGAACTGGCCTATGGCGGGCTGGCGGTCACCACCATCGCCCGCCTCGAAAACATGGCCGAGGATTTCGACACCACCAAGGGCCGCCGCAAGAAGGAACTGGACCGGCCCATCGCCGGCACAAGGCTGGTGCGGGAATGGAAGGGCGTCGAGCATTGCGTCACCGTCCGCGAGGATGGCTTCGAATACCAGGGCCGCCCCTACCAGTCGCTGTCGGCGGTGGCCCGCGCCATCACCGGCACCCGTTGGAACGGCTTGGCCTTCTTCGGCCTCAAGAACTGGAGGAAGGGGGCATGA
- a CDS encoding glycosyltransferase family 1 protein, which yields MKVLFVHARPLPSTRGGAELTLSQLMAERPAGVEVFAVTPDADPGLDRFDAVVIAGLRPEGGLGEEAEYAFADLWATRLRGYSGRSVVSEHDVQPCAMRDARCVRAEPLGYLGCRCGRAIPDAFRRLYRSCSVVRFLSPGQRRVIGSIIALPRDTRVIAPPIDLERFRVMVPWADRPDRALAFADPLRHNSPEAESIMRANGLDMDVLAYGAVEYEAMPALLNRYRHVVMAPVAYHGFGRLAAEAMACGCKVLGNGRVGALTWADPVEAARQGSAAFWRMVLEPEPGGGGRLARWL from the coding sequence ATGAAGGTCCTGTTCGTCCATGCCAGGCCGCTGCCGTCCACCAGGGGGGGGGCCGAACTGACGCTGTCCCAGCTGATGGCCGAACGGCCGGCCGGGGTGGAGGTCTTTGCCGTGACACCCGACGCAGACCCTGGGCTCGACCGCTTCGATGCGGTGGTCATCGCCGGATTGCGGCCCGAGGGCGGCCTGGGAGAGGAGGCGGAATACGCCTTCGCCGACCTGTGGGCGACGCGCCTGCGCGGCTATTCCGGCCGGAGCGTGGTCTCCGAGCATGACGTTCAGCCCTGCGCCATGCGCGATGCGCGCTGTGTCCGGGCCGAGCCCCTGGGCTACCTGGGCTGTCGCTGCGGCCGCGCTATTCCCGATGCCTTTCGCCGCCTCTACCGGAGCTGTTCCGTGGTCCGCTTCCTGTCGCCGGGCCAAAGGCGGGTGATCGGCTCGATCATCGCGTTACCGCGCGACACCCGCGTCATCGCCCCCCCCATCGACCTGGAGCGCTTTCGCGTTATGGTGCCCTGGGCCGACCGCCCGGACCGCGCCCTGGCCTTCGCCGACCCGCTGCGCCACAACAGCCCCGAGGCCGAGTCCATAATGCGGGCGAACGGGCTGGACATGGACGTCCTGGCCTATGGCGCGGTGGAGTACGAGGCCATGCCGGCGCTGCTGAACCGTTACCGCCATGTGGTCATGGCCCCGGTGGCCTATCATGGCTTCGGGCGGCTGGCGGCCGAAGCCATGGCCTGCGGCTGCAAGGTCCTGGGGAACGGGCGAGTGGGCGCGCTGACCTGGGCTGATCCGGTGGAGGCGGCCCGACAGGGTTCGGCCGCGTTCTGGCGGATGGTCCTCGAACCCGAACCCGGGGGAGGGGGGAGGCTGGCCCGCTGGCTGTGA
- a CDS encoding recombinase family protein: protein MKTAAPKPIRKLRCAVYTRKSTEEGLEMEFNSLDAQRESCEAYVASQKAEGWVLVPTHYDDGGFSGGTLERPGLRRLLADIEAGLVDVVVVYKIDRLSRSLMDFSKLVEVFDRNDVTFVSITQSFNTTTSMGRLTLNILLSFAQFEREVIGERVRDKVAASRRKGIWMGGPLPFGYRCADRKLLVVEEEAAIVRMIFERFVRLGSATMLVRELATEGVTRRGKKLDKGGLYKMLANPLYIGKAVHKGVAYDGEHQPIIDQALWDKVRSITEVSPRVRANRTRVQTPALLKGLIFAPGGRAMTPSHTRKKGRLYRYYVTTSIIKEGPEACPVGRVPAAQVENAVIDQLRSLLRTPEMVARTWKSVRAEGEAMTEKDVAAALGQLDPLWDELFPAEQARILQLLVQRVDISTDGVRIALRTEGLAQLAGELKPAKGRRAAA, encoded by the coding sequence ATGAAGACCGCCGCGCCCAAGCCGATCCGCAAGCTGCGCTGCGCCGTCTACACCCGCAAGTCCACCGAGGAGGGGTTGGAGATGGAGTTCAACAGCCTCGATGCCCAGCGGGAATCCTGCGAAGCCTACGTCGCCAGCCAGAAGGCGGAAGGCTGGGTGCTGGTGCCAACCCATTACGACGACGGCGGCTTCTCCGGTGGCACCCTGGAACGCCCCGGCCTGAGGCGTCTGCTGGCCGACATCGAGGCCGGGCTGGTCGACGTGGTGGTGGTCTACAAGATCGACCGCCTGTCGCGTTCGCTGATGGATTTTTCCAAGCTGGTCGAGGTGTTCGACCGCAACGACGTCACCTTCGTCAGCATCACCCAGTCGTTCAATACCACCACGTCGATGGGCCGCCTGACGCTCAACATCCTGCTGTCCTTCGCTCAGTTCGAACGCGAGGTGATTGGCGAGCGGGTGCGCGACAAGGTCGCCGCCTCACGGCGCAAGGGAATCTGGATGGGCGGGCCGCTGCCCTTCGGCTACCGCTGCGCCGACCGCAAGCTGCTGGTGGTGGAGGAAGAAGCCGCCATCGTCCGCATGATCTTCGAACGTTTCGTCCGCCTCGGCTCCGCCACCATGCTGGTGCGGGAACTGGCCACCGAGGGCGTCACCCGCCGCGGCAAGAAACTGGACAAGGGCGGCCTCTACAAGATGCTGGCCAATCCGCTCTATATCGGCAAGGCGGTCCACAAGGGCGTGGCCTACGACGGCGAACACCAGCCCATTATTGATCAGGCCCTATGGGACAAGGTCCGCTCCATCACCGAGGTTTCCCCCCGTGTCCGCGCCAACCGCACGCGGGTGCAGACGCCGGCCCTGCTGAAGGGGCTGATCTTCGCCCCCGGCGGCCGCGCCATGACTCCCAGCCACACCCGCAAGAAGGGGCGGCTGTACCGCTATTACGTCACCACCAGCATCATCAAGGAAGGCCCCGAGGCCTGTCCGGTCGGTCGCGTCCCCGCCGCCCAGGTCGAGAACGCGGTGATCGATCAGTTGCGCTCGCTGCTGCGCACCCCGGAGATGGTGGCCCGCACCTGGAAAAGCGTCCGCGCCGAGGGCGAGGCCATGACGGAGAAGGACGTCGCCGCCGCCCTGGGCCAGCTTGATCCCCTCTGGGACGAACTGTTCCCCGCCGAGCAGGCCCGCATCCTCCAGCTTCTGGTCCAGCGCGTCGATATCTCCACCGACGGCGTCCGCATCGCGCTGCGCACCGAGGGGCTGGCCCAGCTTGCCGGCGAACTGAAACCCGCCAAGGGGCGGAGGGCCGCGGCATGA
- a CDS encoding glycosyltransferase family 1 protein, translating to MRVLVDASCLMPPLTGVGHYARAIIERLPSTLGHAEWRYFTGLGWNRNLRPPPNLSGSLLRRVPGARLAWHAVRAGLWRLGKPVVPGGRAVCFAPNFRPTYSFEPCVPVVHDLSFIRHPGTHPPSRLAWLAGLGAVLEAAPRIIAVSPFTARELAGHYGVAPEKIRVAPPGLRPSLLESAPAGPAALAELGLVERSYFLCVGTLEPRKNLNTLVAAYARLPQALRQRVPLVLAGASGWGEWGGGRPWRDLMARGELRLLSYVREDLLPGLYGAALAHCTPSLYEGFGMPVAESLCRGSPVLVSDAGALPETAGPGGLILPALDVEAWTAALARIAEDEELRGRLSEAGRRHVLRYCWNASAALVGAALAEAWAA from the coding sequence ATGCGGGTCCTGGTGGATGCCTCCTGCCTCATGCCGCCCCTGACCGGGGTCGGGCACTATGCGAGGGCCATCATCGAGCGCCTGCCCTCGACCCTCGGACATGCCGAATGGCGCTATTTCACCGGATTGGGCTGGAACCGGAACCTGCGTCCGCCGCCCAACCTCTCCGGCAGCCTGCTGCGGCGGGTGCCGGGGGCGAGACTGGCCTGGCATGCCGTGCGGGCCGGATTGTGGCGGCTGGGCAAGCCGGTTGTGCCGGGCGGGCGGGCGGTGTGCTTCGCGCCCAATTTTCGCCCCACCTATTCGTTCGAGCCCTGTGTGCCGGTGGTTCACGACCTGTCCTTCATTCGCCATCCCGGCACCCATCCTCCCAGCCGTCTGGCCTGGCTGGCCGGTCTGGGCGCCGTGCTGGAGGCCGCGCCACGGATCATCGCCGTTTCCCCCTTCACCGCCCGCGAGCTGGCCGGGCATTACGGCGTGGCGCCCGAGAAGATCCGGGTGGCGCCGCCCGGATTGCGGCCGTCCCTGCTGGAGAGCGCACCGGCCGGCCCGGCGGCGTTGGCGGAGCTGGGACTGGTCGAGCGGTCCTATTTCCTTTGTGTCGGCACCTTGGAGCCGCGCAAGAACCTGAACACCCTGGTCGCTGCCTATGCCCGCCTGCCGCAGGCCCTGCGGCAAAGAGTCCCCCTGGTGCTGGCGGGGGCCAGCGGCTGGGGCGAGTGGGGCGGCGGTCGCCCGTGGCGTGACCTGATGGCCAGGGGCGAACTGCGCCTGCTGTCCTATGTGCGCGAAGACCTGCTGCCCGGCCTCTACGGCGCGGCGTTGGCCCACTGCACGCCGTCGCTCTACGAGGGCTTCGGCATGCCGGTAGCCGAGTCCCTGTGCCGGGGCAGCCCGGTCCTGGTGTCCGATGCCGGTGCCCTGCCCGAGACGGCGGGGCCGGGCGGCCTCATACTGCCCGCGCTCGATGTCGAGGCGTGGACGGCGGCCCTGGCGCGCATCGCCGAGGACGAGGAGCTGAGGGGCCGCTTGTCCGAGGCCGGGCGGCGGCATGTCCTGCGATATTGCTGGAATGCCAGCGCCGCCCTGGTCGGAGCGGCGCTGGCCGAGGCCTGGGCGGCCTGA
- a CDS encoding glycosyltransferase family 9 protein, with the protein MKINLGCGRDYRPGWLNVDFFGAADPDLVFDLEKTPWPIEDNCADIILLKHVLEHLGRDSISFLNIISEIYRIAKPDGIIEIHVPHPAHADFLGDPTHVRPITPEMFQCFNLSLVERWQASKLPGTPLAKYIEVDFETTNVESFFDQYWMDILNSGKLTQEDLAHNARSNMNVVQWTRITLRARKPFHHGRSLEHLGAICLERHGGMGDVLMTLGAAKALKEISGKPIYLLTVPQYKDLAESCPYLSGVFTGDDELGILYDRYGDSGGVHRANLNPAAFGIAGKHQIDAYLDYFGLTASPEMKDIVLETDRGEMESESILAGFPAVPAGKKRILLHVAKGDLNRTWDIGNWSALCDKILRQGHQVIAIGNSNDVPGRGAYTLEVPGLLNAVNRLSLFGTLSLMKKSDVLISTDSGPVQLGGATDIHIIGIYSVVLGRSRLPYRKGAVAWNSTAINPECGFSPCYNWLSDADALASSGITDINRIFSDWCISENKYNCMEDDATVDSVLTALFDFIGWG; encoded by the coding sequence TTGAAGATAAATCTTGGATGCGGTCGCGATTATCGGCCTGGCTGGCTGAATGTGGATTTTTTTGGAGCAGCCGATCCGGATCTTGTGTTCGACCTGGAGAAAACCCCCTGGCCCATCGAAGATAATTGCGCGGATATTATTCTGCTCAAACATGTTCTGGAGCATCTCGGGCGGGACTCGATATCTTTCCTCAATATAATCTCCGAGATTTATCGTATCGCCAAGCCGGACGGCATCATCGAAATCCATGTGCCTCATCCGGCACATGCGGATTTTCTCGGCGACCCCACACACGTTCGCCCGATAACTCCCGAGATGTTCCAGTGCTTTAATCTTAGCCTGGTTGAGCGGTGGCAAGCGTCGAAGCTTCCGGGGACGCCACTGGCAAAATACATCGAGGTGGATTTCGAAACGACGAACGTGGAGTCGTTTTTCGATCAGTATTGGATGGATATCCTGAATAGCGGGAAGCTAACCCAGGAAGATCTGGCCCACAATGCCCGCTCCAATATGAATGTTGTTCAGTGGACCCGGATAACTCTCAGAGCCCGCAAACCATTCCACCACGGGAGGTCGCTCGAACACCTGGGGGCGATCTGCCTCGAGCGCCATGGAGGAATGGGCGATGTCTTGATGACATTGGGGGCGGCAAAGGCCCTGAAGGAAATCTCCGGGAAGCCTATATATCTCCTTACGGTGCCACAATATAAGGATCTTGCGGAGTCTTGCCCATACTTGAGCGGGGTTTTTACCGGCGATGATGAGCTGGGTATCCTTTACGACAGGTATGGGGATAGCGGGGGTGTGCACCGGGCAAACCTCAATCCTGCGGCGTTTGGCATAGCAGGCAAGCATCAGATCGATGCCTATCTCGATTACTTCGGCCTAACCGCGTCTCCGGAGATGAAGGACATTGTCCTGGAGACCGACCGTGGGGAAATGGAATCCGAAAGTATTTTGGCGGGCTTTCCGGCGGTCCCTGCCGGAAAGAAAAGGATTTTGCTGCATGTGGCGAAAGGAGATTTGAATCGGACGTGGGATATCGGGAATTGGTCGGCCTTATGCGATAAAATACTGCGGCAAGGTCATCAGGTCATTGCAATCGGTAATTCCAACGACGTTCCCGGCCGTGGTGCTTATACCCTTGAGGTCCCTGGACTGTTAAACGCCGTCAATCGACTGAGCCTCTTCGGCACGCTGTCGTTGATGAAAAAATCCGATGTGCTCATTTCAACGGATAGCGGCCCCGTCCAGCTCGGTGGCGCCACGGATATCCACATCATCGGTATCTACAGTGTGGTTCTGGGGCGGAGCAGGCTACCTTACCGAAAAGGGGCGGTCGCATGGAACAGTACCGCCATCAACCCCGAATGCGGCTTCAGCCCGTGCTATAATTGGCTGTCCGATGCCGACGCCCTGGCTTCCTCCGGCATTACGGATATAAACCGGATTTTTTCGGATTGGTG
- a CDS encoding replication initiator protein A — protein sequence MGAQSGSSASAVIAARPHCQRMRNVFFSALLRSIRNVGRSFRQMGRIRAAVEIALNAWLFRAIVSERRILTIDPDYFGLSMGLERRLYDLARKHCGHGNRWDVGMPLLRAKCGSDIRIDASARRGLAGQWLLDPYDLTVDADAASSISGSLNTGTNVSLLTTANGTSGPGTASSGSGDIIVASALGWTGSGNLSLSAYRNIQVNAAVTHGGSGLLNMTPDNTGIGTGNVLTGSNGSVTFTGTGGLRISGNDYTLIRTVEQLQAINSDGYYSTGNYINGYYALANNIDASMTSSWNNGDGFRPIGYVPNGNNVSPQIFYGFIDGLGHSISDMTMSYGSGYYIGLVSIISQYSGVRNLFLNSARITGNITVGGLSGQNDGYIINSGVSGAVRATGGQAGGIAGINGGSIRNGYTSGTVYSPGNNVGGLSGSNSREISESMSTATVEGAYNTGGLSGQNTGAISNSLFFGALTGGPYIGGLAGANAGSISDSFSSGSISPTDASAHGGLVGWSLNTAITNSFWNVETTGQSTSSGGGTGLTTAQINNPTTFINAGWDTSVWNLTAGSAPTLKSVASASNGSGGGNNSNPGNGGGGNVDPNPPQNNNPLIGLDAQGLYATILSNNWADSYSTNSYWLAVKTANGGTATAAQIQADVMLNAWNRYKGYTDPQALANQLYKDVLDGYTVRDVAITNDPNNLLWSGSYGSSLTRGEGQIRANIMIQAYRKFGNASADEIFAALLYPTATLAGITDPQPFTNNSNNTVWRGIYGSDMLASDAQRVADLMANIRGNLYNDADLLVSAMRAGIVPLNSPQWDALKDGWGTGTLRLSAVQNAALDKLQQQNAEDRAKEENKDRGDKDNRNIGQNPLIGFEKPKADKAPYEEIAPLPNARP from the coding sequence TTGGGCGCCCAATCGGGGTCTTCTGCTTCGGCGGTGATTGCCGCAAGGCCGCACTGCCAGCGAATGAGGAATGTATTTTTTTCTGCCTTGTTGCGCTCTATCCGCAACGTGGGGCGATCATTTCGCCAGATGGGCCGCATACGGGCGGCTGTCGAGATTGCCCTGAATGCTTGGCTTTTCCGGGCGATCGTCAGCGAGAGACGGATACTCACGATCGACCCTGACTATTTCGGCCTGTCCATGGGTCTAGAACGCAGGCTTTACGATCTGGCCCGAAAGCATTGCGGTCACGGTAACCGCTGGGATGTCGGGATGCCGCTGCTTCGGGCCAAGTGCGGCTCGGATATCCGGATCGACGCTTCGGCCCGTCGCGGTCTTGCGGGCCAATGGTTGCTCGATCCCTACGACCTGACTGTGGATGCCGATGCGGCATCTTCCATCAGCGGCAGCCTGAATACCGGCACCAATGTTTCGCTGCTGACCACCGCCAACGGCACCTCGGGTCCCGGCACCGCCAGTTCCGGCAGCGGTGATATCATCGTCGCTTCGGCTCTGGGCTGGACCGGCAGCGGCAATCTGTCGCTCAGCGCCTATCGCAACATTCAGGTCAATGCCGCCGTCACCCATGGCGGCAGCGGTCTACTGAATATGACCCCGGATAATACGGGTATCGGGACGGGGAATGTGCTGACGGGCAGTAATGGTTCCGTCACCTTTACCGGGACGGGGGGGCTGAGGATCAGTGGGAATGATTACACGCTGATCAGAACAGTAGAGCAGCTCCAAGCGATCAATTCTGATGGTTATTATTCTACTGGAAATTATATTAATGGCTATTATGCATTGGCGAATAACATTGATGCGTCTATGACGTCATCATGGAATAATGGTGATGGATTCCGGCCGATTGGCTATGTCCCCAATGGTAACAACGTAAGCCCGCAGATTTTTTATGGGTTTATTGACGGCCTTGGACATAGCATATCTGATATGACAATGTCATATGGCAGCGGGTACTATATTGGCCTTGTTAGCATCATTAGTCAATATAGCGGAGTTCGAAATTTATTCCTTAACAGTGCCCGCATTACAGGAAATATTACTGTTGGCGGATTGTCGGGCCAGAATGATGGCTATATAATTAATAGCGGCGTCTCTGGCGCTGTTAGGGCAACAGGAGGTCAGGCTGGCGGTATAGCTGGAATAAATGGAGGATCAATTCGCAATGGATACACATCTGGTACCGTATATAGCCCTGGAAACAATGTCGGCGGATTGTCGGGATCAAATTCACGAGAAATTAGTGAAAGCATGTCAACGGCAACAGTAGAAGGCGCATATAATACGGGAGGATTGTCCGGTCAGAATACGGGGGCAATCAGCAATAGCTTGTTTTTTGGCGCATTAACTGGTGGCCCATATATTGGTGGACTTGCGGGGGCCAATGCAGGATCAATTAGTGACAGCTTTTCCTCTGGATCAATATCGCCAACGGATGCATCTGCACACGGTGGGTTGGTCGGATGGAGTCTAAATACGGCAATCACCAACAGCTTTTGGAACGTTGAAACCACCGGCCAAAGCACCAGTTCTGGTGGCGGTACCGGCCTGACTACCGCCCAGATAAACAACCCAACCACCTTCATCAACGCGGGATGGGATACCTCCGTCTGGAATTTGACGGCGGGCAGCGCTCCGACCCTCAAGTCAGTCGCTTCAGCCAGTAACGGAAGTGGAGGCGGAAACAACAGCAACCCCGGCAATGGCGGGGGTGGTAATGTCGATCCCAACCCGCCCCAAAACAACAATCCCTTGATTGGGCTTGATGCTCAGGGGTTGTATGCAACTATCCTTTCCAACAACTGGGCCGATTCCTACAGCACCAACAGCTACTGGCTGGCGGTGAAAACCGCCAATGGCGGCACGGCGACAGCCGCCCAGATTCAGGCAGATGTCATGCTCAATGCCTGGAATCGCTATAAGGGCTACACCGATCCGCAGGCGCTCGCCAATCAACTCTATAAAGATGTGCTCGACGGTTACACCGTCCGGGATGTGGCTATCACCAATGATCCGAATAACTTACTGTGGAGCGGATCATATGGCAGCAGCCTGACCCGAGGCGAAGGCCAAATCCGCGCCAACATCATGATCCAAGCCTATCGGAAGTTCGGAAACGCCAGCGCTGACGAAATCTTCGCCGCGTTGTTGTATCCGACCGCGACCCTGGCCGGCATCACAGACCCGCAACCCTTCACCAACAACTCCAACAATACAGTCTGGCGCGGCATCTATGGCTCGGACATGCTGGCCTCGGACGCACAGCGAGTTGCGGACCTGATGGCGAACATCCGGGGCAACCTTTATAACGATGCGGACCTTTTGGTTAGCGCCATGCGTGCTGGCATCGTTCCCTTAAATAGCCCGCAATGGGACGCTCTGAAGGACGGTTGGGGAACCGGCACCCTTCGCCTGTCTGCTGTTCAAAATGCCGCACTCGACAAGCTTCAGCAGCAAAACGCCGAAGATCGCGCCAAGGAGGAAAACAAAGATCGGGGCGACAAGGATAATCGAAATATCGGTCAGAATCCGCTGATTGGCTTCGAGAAGCCGAAGGCCGACAAGGCTCCTTATGAGGAGATCGCTCCGCTGCCAAACGCTAGGCCGTAG